Proteins found in one Triticum urartu cultivar G1812 chromosome 4, Tu2.1, whole genome shotgun sequence genomic segment:
- the LOC125553493 gene encoding uncharacterized protein LOC125553493 isoform X2, producing MSKYVELLDMGVRIAARFHSHCPQTARMYYKPPQSASTSGAAEAAPTDRTKAAGFGGGEDVAAGFRPFAASGALGAGVVQPRFGFDTAQVVIYEVV from the exons ATGTCGAAGTACGTGGAGCTGCTGGACATGGGCGTGCGCATCGCCGCCAGGTTCCACTCCCACTGCCCGCAGACGGCGCGCATGTACTACAAGCCGCCGCAGTCCGCCTCCACGTCGGGCGCCGCCGAGGCCGCGCCGACGGATCGGACGAAGGCGGCCGGCTTTGGCGGCGGCGAGGACGTGGCTGCTGGCTTCCGGCCCTTCGCCGCGTCGGGAGCTCTCGGCGCCGGCGTCGTCCAGCCGCGGTTCGGCTTCGACACCGCGCAG GTCGTCATCTACGAGGTCGTATGA
- the LOC125553493 gene encoding uncharacterized protein LOC125553493 isoform X1, with amino-acid sequence MSKYVELLDMGVRIAARFHSHCPQTARMYYKPPQSASTSGAAEAAPTDRTKAAGFGGGEDVAAGFRPFAASGALGAGVVQPRFGFDTAQVLIYEVV; translated from the coding sequence ATGTCGAAGTACGTGGAGCTGCTGGACATGGGCGTGCGCATCGCCGCCAGGTTCCACTCCCACTGCCCGCAGACGGCGCGCATGTACTACAAGCCGCCGCAGTCCGCCTCCACGTCGGGCGCCGCCGAGGCCGCGCCGACGGATCGGACGAAGGCGGCCGGCTTTGGCGGCGGCGAGGACGTGGCTGCTGGCTTCCGGCCCTTCGCCGCGTCGGGAGCTCTCGGCGCCGGCGTCGTCCAGCCGCGGTTCGGCTTCGACACCGCGCAGGTCCTCATCTACGAGGTCGTATGA
- the LOC125553492 gene encoding uncharacterized protein LOC125553492, giving the protein MSKYVELLDMGVRIAARFHSHCPQTARMYYKPPQSTSSSSSGAAEAATTDRRAAGFDGGEDVAAGFRPFAASGALGAGVVQPRFGFDTAQVVIYEVV; this is encoded by the coding sequence ATGTCCAAGTACGTGGAGCTGCTGGACATGGGCGTGCGCATCGCCGCCAGGTTCCACTCCCACTGCCCGCAGACGGCGCGCATGTACTACAAGCCGCCGCAGTCCACCTCCTCGTCGTCATCGggcgccgccgaggccgccacgACGGATCGGAGGGCAGCCGGCTTTGACGGTGGCGAGGACGTGGCGGCTGGCTTCCGGCCCTTCGCAGCCTCGGGAGCTCTCGGCGCCGGCGTCGTCCAGCCGCGGTTCGGCTTCGACACCGCGCAGGTCGTCATCTACGAGGTCGTATGA
- the LOC125550533 gene encoding 50S ribosomal protein L7/L12-like: protein MASRLLHLRRLLPAARPSCAAAFSTAVTPTPRVSGLVDEICGLNLIEASSLADALRGRLGVDQLPPLAILMGGAAPLAGDAAGAGEEAKPKEEKMAFDVKLEGFDAAAKLKIIKELRAITSLGLKEAKELVEKAPAVLKAGVPKEEAESIAEKMRALGAKIVLE from the coding sequence ATGGCTTCCCGCCTCCTCCACCTGCGCCGCCTCCTCCCGGCCGCGCGCCCGTCATGCGCCGCCGCGTTCTCCACCGCCGTCACCCCGACCCCGCGGGTCTCCGGTCTCGTCGACGAGATCTGCGGCCTCAACCTCATCGAGGCCTCTTCCCTCGCCGATGCGCTGCGCGGCCGCCTCGGCGTCGACCAGCTCCCTCCCCTAGCCATCCTCATGGGCGGCGCAGCCCCGCTGGCCGGAGATGCTGCCGGGGCCGGCGAGGAGGCGAAACCCAAGGAGGAAAAAATGGCGTTCGACGTGAAGCTGGAGGGGTTCGACGCCGCGGCGAAGCTCAAGATTATCAAGGAGCTGAGGGCGATCACGAGTTTGGGCCTGAAGGAGGCCAAGGAGCTCGTGGAGAAGGCGCCGGCCGTGCTCAAGGCCGGGGTTCCCAAGGAGGAGGCGGAGAGCATCGCCGAGAAGATGCGGGCACTGGGCGCCAAGATTGTTCTCGAGTGA